The Streptomyces capitiformicae genome contains the following window.
GGTCAACTCTGCAGGAACACCTGGGGTGTTGAGCCTCCGGCTGCCCTTCCGGGCCCCGCTCAACCCGGACAACCTCTTCGGCCACCTCGCCGCGACCGCCGTACCGGGAGTGGAGGAGTGGCGCGACGGCGCGTACCGGCGCACGCTCCGCCTCCCGTACGGCCACGGCATCGTCGGCCTCACCCCGGAGCCCGACCACATCGGCTGCCGACTCACCCTCAGCGATCTGCGCGACCTGCCCGTCGCCATCAGCCGCTGCCGCCGCATGCTGGACCTGGACGCCGACCCGGTCGCCGTCGACGAGCAGCTGCGCACCGACCCGGTGCTCGCGCCGCTGGTGGACAAGGCGCCGGGGCGCCGGGTGCCGCGTACCGTCGACGAGGCCGAGTTCGCCGTACGGGCGGTGCTCGGACAGCAGGTGTCCACGGCGGCCGCCCGCACCCACGCGGCCCGGCTGGTCACCGCGCACGGCGAACCCGTCGACGACCCCGAGGGCGGCCTCACCCATCTCTTCCCCTCGCCCGAGGCGCTCGCGGCCGTGGACCCCGAGACCCTCGCGATGCCCCGCACCCGCCGGACCACCTTCACCACCCTCATACGCCAACTCGCCGACGGCAACGTGCACTTGGGTGTGGACAGCGACTGGGCGGAGACCCGCGACCAGCTCCTCGCCCTCCCCGGCTTCGGCCCCTGGACCGTCGACGTCATCGCCATGCGAGCCCTCGGCGACCCGGACGCCTTCCTCCCCACCGACCTCGGAATCCGGCGCGCCGCACAGGAGCTGGGCCTGCCGTCCACCCCGGCCGCGCTCACGGCACGCGCGGCGGCCTGGCGGCCGTGGCGGGCGTACGCGGTCCAGTACCTGTGGGCGACGGACAGCCACCCGATCAACTTCCTTCCCGTGTAGCTCCGTTTAGGTGAACAGCGGGCAGAGGTGGTCGGACTGCCGTGCAACCTCGATCGGATTCGGCCAACGCACTCGGTGAGGGCTCGGGCCCGGCAATGCTGTCGGTGGTCAGGTCACGCACCTGCCCCCGCCGCAGGGCCTGCGGCGGTCAGACGTGGAGACACTGCCTCGGCGGTTCCAAGCGTCAAACCTTCCGGCGCGAGCCAGGCAGGAGTCTCCGCCACTCGGCGGAGAGAGGGCCAAATGACCGAACAGCGCCAAAACCACGCGCACTCGGGGCCGGGCGCCATCTATGGCCGCCCGGCACGGTCAGCAAGTGGCGCGGTCGGACTCGCCAACGGCAAGAACCCGATCGGCATCATCGTGCCCTGCCACCGGGGCGTAGGCGCGAGCGGCGACCTCACGGGATACGGCGGCGGCCTGGACCGCAAGAAGCGCCTGCTGGACTTCGAGAGCGGATCGGCGCTCTTCTAGCCGCCTGCCTGTCCGTCCGCCTGATCGGCGTCGCGCAGCCTGCTCAGCAGCTCCGGCAGGGCGGTGCCGATGGGTTCGCGTACGACTTCGTCGGCGAGGTCGTCGTACGGGGTGGGCTCGGCGTTGACGATGATCAGGCGGGCGCCGTGGTCGGCGGCGATTCCGGCGAGGCCGGCGGCGGGCTGGACCTGGAGGCTGGTGCCGACGGCGATGAAGATCTGGCAGGCCTTGGTGATCGCGACGGCCTCACCCAGCACGACCGGATCGAGGCGCTCGCCGAACATCACCGTCGCCGACTTCAGCACGCCTCCGCACTCCAGGCAGGGCGGGTCGTCCTCACCAGCCTCGACGCGGGCGAGGGCGTCTTCCATCGGCCCGCGCGCATGGCACTCGGTGCACACGACAGAGCGCGCGGTGCCGTGCAGTTCGAGGACCTTACGGGCCGGCATCCCGGCGAGCTGGTGCAGGCCGTCCACGTTCTGCGTGATCACCCGCACCGGCACCGCGGACCGTTCCAGCTCGGCGACGGCCAGGTGCGCGGCGTTCGGCTCGGCCTTGAACGTCTTGCTCTGCCGCCGCATCTGCCACGAGCGGCGTCGGATCTCCGGATCACGCATGTAGTACTCGTACGTCACGAGTTTCTCGGCCTCCGGATCCCGCCGCCACAGCCCCTGGGGACCGCGGTAGTCCGGGATGCCGGAGTCGGTGGAAATTCCGGCGCCGCTGAGGATGGCGACGAGGGGCTTGGTCATGAGCCGACAGTAGGACCCAGGTCTGCTCGGGGCGAATGGATATGACTGCCCGGTCGCGTGCCCCGCAGTCCCCTGTGGGCTGGGCGCGACGGTCGGCCAGGCAGCGGAGTCGAAGTCCGCGGAGTCGAAGTCCGCGGAGTCGAAGTCCGCGGAGTCGAAGTCCGCGGAGCCGAAGTCCGCTCGCGTGGGTGTCGACGCCCCGCCCGCGTTGAAGGTCCCCGACGGCAACCGGCTCACCAGTGTTCTCGCCGCGGAAGGCGTCCAGACCTATTCCTGCACCGGAGTCTGGAAGCTGTTGGAGCCCGCCGCGACTCTCTGGGCCAAGAAGGACCCCTCGCTCCGGACCGTCGCCCTGCACTCCCGCGGCCCCGTCCGGGTGTCCACGGTGGACGGCAGCGCCGTCAACGCCGCGGCCATCGCCAACTCCCCCAAGCCCGGCACCATCCCCGAGCTCCTCCTGCAGGCCACCGCCACGCGCGGCACCGGGATCCTCGGCGGCGTCTCCTACATCCAGCGCCTCGACACCCGCGGTGGCGTCGCCCCCACCACCGCCTGCGGCGGTACCGAGCAGATCAGCGTCCCCTGCTCGGCCGTCTACGCCTTCTACAAGCCCGCCAAGTGATGCGGTGAACAAGCCAACCGGCAGGCACCCCTCGCTCATCACTGCGAGGGGTGCCTGCCCTGCCGTGGGCGAAAGTGCCGATCAGGGTGCGGCGAAGCCGTACGTGCGGTCGTAGTGCTGGGCGACCAGGCGGCCGGTGCCGTCGACGGCGAGCTGCCACTGGTTGACGCCGGTCTCCACGCCGTCGGTGAAGTTCCACAGCAGTCTGCCGCGGGCGGCGTCGATCGCGTAGAAGCCGTTCCTGTTCTTGTAGGCGGGGACGTAGAGCGCCTCGGGGCCCGCGGTGATCGGCAGGTCGACGTTGAGGCGAGGGGTGGGACAGAACCAACGCCGGGTGCCGGTCGCGGCGTTGAAGGCGTAGACGCCGGAGGGGTTCGTACCGGTGACGTACACCGTGTTGCCCTGGGCGCCGAGCGAGGCGAACTGGCCGCTGTCCGGCGTCACCCGCCAGCGGATCTTGCCGTCGAGGAGGTTCAGCGCCCTGAGCTCGCGGCCGATGGCGAACACCGTACGGTCGAGTACGGCCAGGCCCGGCCGGAGGTCGTAGCCGACGGGGTGCCGCCAGAGGACGTCGGAGCTCTCGATGCTGCGGACCGTCACGTTGCGCAGGCCGTCGGCGTAGACGAAGTAGCCGGGGATGATGACCGGCAACAGCCGGATGCCGACGTCCTCCGGGCTGATGGCGATGACCTCGGCCCGGCGGGCCGCGAGGTCCACGGAGAACACGGTGTCCGTGGATGTCGCGACGCCCTGGTCGTCGGACTCGCGCTGGAGCCGGACACCGAGGACGGAAAGGGCACGGTCGCTGGTCCTGCCGAGCAGCGTGTCGAACCGGAAGTCCGGCCCGAAGTCGAGGGTGAAACGTTCCGTCCCGTTGGCGAGGTCGACTCCGATCACCGTGGAGCCCTCGCCCAGCGCGACCGCCGCGTCGAAGGTCTGCACGGTCGGGGTGGGCGAGGTACTGATCCCCTCGTACACCCACTTGGGCCGGGTGCCGTCCTTGAGGTCGAGGCAGACCATGTCACCCGGGCGGGTCTTCACCAGGGCCGTCCCCTCGTTGAAGACGGCCGGCGCCTGGAGCAGCGGATCACTGCGGAAGGTCCAGGCCGGCTTCGGGGGCGGGCCGAGCGGCCGTCCGGACTCTCCGGCGGGTTTCTCTCCCCGGGTGAGCAGCAGCCCGGCGCCCACGGCCACGGCGGTGGCGCCCGCCGACGCGGCGAGGACCGTACGCCGGGACGGTCCGGGCCGGGGGATGATCCGGCGATGCCCGGGGGAGGTGCGGTCCGGTGCGGTGTCTGCGGGGACGGCGGAAGGGGCCGGTCCTGGCGGGTCGGCGACGGTCGGCGCCTCGTCCGCGCAGCCGGGCCTGCCGGAGGCGTACGGCGCACCGGAGTCGCGCAGCGGGCGCGGCACCGGGGTGTCGTCCGGACCCTGGCCGTACGCGTACGGCACCGGGTCGTTCGCGTACGCCACCCGGTCGTCAGCGCCGGCAAAGGGCACCCCGGCCGGGGCGCCCGGCGTGGTGCCGAGGGTCTCCACCGCCGCCGTGCGCAGGGCGATCGAGATGGTCACCGAAGGCGGCAGCCAGCCGTCCTCCGTCATCTGCTCCACCCCGCCGGGCGCGCAGGCGGCGGCGAGTTTGTCCGGGGTGATCCGCAGCCGTGGGTCCTTGGTGAGACAGAGGTTGATGATCTTGTCCAGTGGATCGGGCACGCCCGTCAGGTCGGGTGGGCTGTGCACGACCTGGTAGAGGAGCGTGGCCGCCGCGGTTCCGCTGAACGGGGCGTGCCCGGACGCGGCGTAGGTGAGAACCGAGCCGACGGAGAAGATGTCTCCTTCGGGACCCAGCGGCTCGCCCGTGGCCTGCTCGGGACACATGTACTCGAAGGAGCCGAACAGGGCCCCGGAGCGGGTGAGGTCGTAGCCGTCGGTCGCACGGACGATGCCGAAGTCGATGACGCGTGGGCCGTCGGCGGCGAGGAGGACGTTGGATGGCTTGAGGTCGCGGTGCACCAGCCCGGCGGCCTGCACCGAGATGAGCGCCTCGGCGATGCCGGCGCCCAGCACGAGCACCGATTCCACCGGCAGTGGGCCGTGCTCGGCGACCGCCTCGGCCAGGGTGGGCCCGGCTATGTACTCGGTGGCCAGCCAGGGCGTGGCGCCGTCCGGGTCGGCGTCCACCACGGGCGCCGTGAATCTGCCGCCGACGGCTCCCGCGGCCTCCACCTCACGGCGGAACCGAATGCGGAAGTTTCTGTCCCCCATCAGCTCGGGACGGATGGCCTTGACCGCCAGGATCCGTCCCTCCGCAGTCCGCGCCAGGTAGACCCGCCCCATCCCCCCTGCGCCGAGCCGTGCCGTGAGACGGTAGGGACCTAGGTCCTGGGGATCGTCGGGGCCCAGTGGTTCCATGACCTCAGCTGCCTGTTCTCGGTGATGACGGGCGAGAATCGACCCGTGGGTGGGGGGAGACCGGCCTGTCCGGGCGGCTCCCGGAGACCACTCCCAGACGCCCCGCATCCTGCCGAAGCCGCGCCCCGCATCCAGCCGAGCCGCGGCCCGCGCCCAGGACGCCGGTCCGGAAGTCCCGAGTGCTGCCCCGTTTCCGGAGCGACGCAGCGGGCGGGGTCGCTGGAACGGGGTCTACGTCAGCCTAGAGGCTCAAGTGGCGGACGGGGGGCGTTTTCAGCCAGCGCTTTAAAGTTCCATTAAATGACGCTCACATCCTTCTCACGGTCTGTACAAGGGGAGTTGACCGTACGTCAGCTGACTCCTGTCACCTGTCGACGCCAACGGAACCGCCGCCTCCGTGGCCGATCTCCATCCCCTCAGCCGACCCGGTTCCCGTTCTCCAACTCCACCGGACCCGTACCGTCCGCCAGCGCGTCGAGTGCGGCGAGCACACGACGGCCGAGTGTCTCCGACAGGTATGCGGTCAGTTCGGCGCGCGGCACGAGCCGCCAGGAGAGAAGCTCCTCCTCCTGCAGCCGGATCCTCTTCAGGTCCTCCTCGCCGAGCACCCCGCCGTCGTACAGGTAGGCCACCAGCGGCGGCCGCCCGACCCCGTGCACCCAGTCCACCGCGAGCAGCCGCCCCAGCTCGACCTCCAGCCCGATCTCCTCGGCGGTCTCGCGCCGCGCGCCCTGCCTGGGCGTCTCCCCGTCGTCCGACTCGATCGTGCCGCCCGGAAGCGCCCATCCCTCACGGTAGTTGGGCTCGACGAGCAGGATCCGTCCCTCGCTGTCACGGAAGATCGCGGCGGCGCCGGCCAGGATCCGGGGGAGGCTCGCGATGTACGCGGCGAAGTCTTGAGTGGTCATCCTGGCAGGGTAGTGGCGACAGCCCTCACCCACACGACCCTCCGGCTTCCGTCAACCGCACCGTGCGCTCGGCGAGTTCGCTGATCCGCACCCCGTCGAAGCCGAACACGGCGCTGCGTACGGTGTCCTCCAGCGGCTCCTTCCACCGGTCCGGGATCGCCTCCGCCCCGGCGGTGGCCGGTTCGCCGAAGGCGGTGGCCGGTTCGCCGAAGGCGGTGGTCCGCTCCTCGCCGGTCTCCTCGTCGGTCCGTGCCGCGGTGGCCGGCTTCACGCCGGTGTCGGTCGGGGCGCGGCGGGGGAGTTCACCGGGCGGCGCGGGAACCGCCGGCCGCTGCCGGGGGACGGCGGCGGCGGCCGGTACGGACGGCGGCGCGGGCGCGGCAGTCCCCTGTCCGGTCCGCACCGGGAACGCCGCCACGGTTCCGGCCGAGCCCCTGGCCGCGGGTGGCGAGGGCTCCGCGGGGCTCATGGCCGGCAGGAGCGCGGCGGGGATCCAGACGGTGCCGGTGACCCCGCCACCCGGCGTACGGCTCAGGGTCACCCGCACACCCCAGCGCCGGGCGAGGCTGCCGACCACGAAGAGACCGAGCATCCTGGTCGGTACGAGGTCGAGCCGCTCCCGGCGGATCAGCCGGGCGTTCTCCTCGGCGAGTCGCTCCGCGCTCATGCCGAGGCCGTGGTCGATGACCTCGACCAGCGCCCCGCCGTCCTCGGTGACGTCGGTGCCGGGGCGGACGACCACCTCGACCGGTGTGTGGGAGGGGGAGAACGCGACCGCGTTCTCCAGCAGTTCGGCGAGCATCAGCGTCAGGTCGCCGATGATGTCGGGCGCGACGGTGACCTCCGTCTCGGACCGCAGCGACACCCGCTGGTAGCCCTCGATCTGGCCGAGCGACGCCCGGATGACGTTGGCCAGGGGGGTCGGCCGGGCCTCGACGCCGCTCTCCCGGATTCCGGCGAGCAGCATCAGGCTGTCGGCGTTGCGCTGGAGGCGTACGGCGATGTGGTCGATGCGGTAGAGCCGTTCGAGGATCTCCGGGTCGGTCTCCTCACGTTCAGCGGCGTCGATCAGGGTCAGCTGACGTGTCGTCAGGTTGCTGACTCTGCGACCGACGTTGCCGAACATCTCGGCGACGTTGCGGCGGCTCAGCACCTGTCGTTCCAGCAACTGGGCGGCGGTGAGCTGCACTTGGTTGAACGCCTCGGCCAGTTCGCCGATCTCGTCGCGGACCGGGACCGGGATCGACTGCGGCCGCAGGGGGGTGCTCTCGCCGGACTCGTCGTCCGCCACCCGGGCGAGTTCCTCGCCTGCCACGTCGACCACCTGCTGGGCGGCGCCGGTCAGGGCCGCGAGGGGACGTACGACCGAGCGTCGGACCAGAACGCAGAAGGCCAGCCAGACGACAAAGCCGAGCAGGGCCAGACAGAGCAGGTACAGCGCGCCCCGCAGGGCGTCCGCGGAGAGGGCGTCGGCCTGGGTGGCGGTCTGCTCGATCAGCGACCGGGTGATGGCGAGGCGGCTTTCGGACTGCCGGGTTCCGTCGGCGATCGCCTTGCGGAGCTGCGCCGGTGTCTGGGACTGCAGGGTTCCGGGATCGATCTGCAGCTCCGCGAACTGGGACTCGATGCCGTACTGCTCGGCACTGAGCTCGATGCCGTCCATGCGCAGCACCTGGTCCGATGTGGCGATCCGCTGGAACCGGTCCGACTGGTGGCGGTAGAGCTCGCGGGCGCCGACCGCGCGGCTGTACTCGGTGCGGGCGTTGGCGTCACGGGTCTGCGCGGAGAACACCGCGCTCTCGAAGGACGCGTGGGCGGCGTCGGCTCGCAGCACCGCGTCGAGGAGTGTCGTGACCGAGGCCGACGAGGTACCCGAGTAGCGGTCCAGACCGATGCCGTCGATCAGGTAGTCGACCGCGGCCGCGTACGCGGGGTCGATGTTGGCGGCGGGAACGTAGGCCCGTTCGAGCTTCTCGCGCAGGACGCCGAGGCCGCGGATGTACTCGAATGCCTGAGCCTCCTCGGACGGCAGGCCCGAGCCGAACGCCGAACGCACGGCGGCGACCTGCGCGTCGGTGTTCCGCTGTGCCTGGCGGTAGTCGGTGGTCGGCGGCAGGGTGGCTCCGGGGCGGGCCGCGTCGTACTGCACGGAGAGCAGGAGCGCCTGCCGGTGTTCGGCCTGTACGTCGTTGATGAGTTTCGCGACCTGTTCGCTGTCCCGCACCAGGTCCGCGATCCGGCCGGCGTCGCGGGCCTGCTGCACCTGGCCGTAGGCGCCGATGCCGAGCAGTACGCCGACGACCGCGATGGGCGCGATCACCAGGACGTTGAGCTTCCGCCGGAAGGGCCACCGGTCGAGGACGGTCACCACCTTGCGGCCGAGCCGCGGGGTCCGGCGGGCATGCGCGGGTGGGTCCGGTGCGAGCGGCGGGTTCCCTGTGTTCGCGGACACCCGGGCCTCCTTCATGGTTGACGGACCGCCGATCGGTCGGCACGCGCCGTGACACTTTCGCCGCCTCCATCGCTGATAGGAGCGAAGGCATCGCGCCACGTGTCTGGAAGCAGCCGGGCGAGAGTACCGTATTTACAGTGACATGACAGAAGATGGGGAAGTAAAAATGAATTTCTGAGCATTTGCGAGGTATCCGACGCGAACCGACCGCTCGCCCTCCCCGCCCAGCCCTCTCTCGCACCGTGTTGGAGACCCCGTGCACCCCACCCGCAAGGCGGCCGTGACAGCCACCGCCCTCTTGGCCGCGGCCGCCGTCACCGTGGTCACCGGCTGCGAGAGCGGTTCCACCACCGCCGGATCCGTCGCCGCGACCTCCGGCGGCTCGTCCCGACCCGGCTGCCCCGCCGTTCTCGCCGAGGCCAAGCGGGCCGTCAAGAAGGCCGAGGACGTCAACGCCCCCTGGGCCGGACCGACCGACGGGCCCCGTGCCGTCCCCGACAGGATGATCGTCTTCATCGCCCAGACCCTGACCAATCCGGGCGTGGCGGGCGTCGCCAAGGGCACCCAGGAAGCCGCCGACGTCATCGGCTGGCGCGTCCGCACCGTCGACGGCCAGGGCACGCCCGCCGGAATCAAGGCCGCCTTCGACGAGGCCCTCGCCCTCAGACCCGACGGCATCGTCATCGGTGGCTTCGATCCCGCCTCCACCCCCCGGCAGGTCGAGCGTGCGAATGCCGCCGGCATCCCGCTGATCGGCTGGCACGCCGTGGCCGCCCCCGGCCCCAGCGAGAAGCCGGATCTGTTCAGCAACATCACCACAAGGGTCGAGGACGTGGCGAGGATCAGCGCCGACTGGATCATCGCGCGGTCCAACGGCCGTGCGGGCGTCGTCCTGTTCACCGACGCCTCGATCCCCTTCGCCAAGCGCAAGTCCGAGCTGATCAAGAAGGAACTCGCCACCTGCTCCGACGTCGAGCTGCTGAGCTACGAGGACATCCCCATCCCGGAGGCGGGCAGCCGCACCGTCGAGAGGGTCTCCTCCCTGTCGTCCCGCTTCGGCGACAGGTGGACCCACTCCGCCGCCATCAACGACCTGTACTTCGACCACGCGGACTCCGCGCTGCGCGCCGCCGGCAGGCAGGGTGCGGGCGCTCCGTTCAACATCGGCGCCGGTGACGGCGACCCGTCGGCCTTCCAACGCATCAACAGCAAGGAATTCCAGGCCGCCACCGTGCCCGAGCCGCTGTCCGAACAGGGCTGGCAGATCATCGACGAGTTCAACCGCGCCTTCGCGGGCAAGCCGGCCAGTGGGTACGTCGCCCCCGTCCACATCACCACCGCGGCCAACAGCGGCGGCGCACTGTCCTGGGACTCCGAGGGCTACCGCGAGGCTTACCGCGGGATCTGGGACAAGTGAGGAACGCGTACACGTGCGCCTCCGCCCCATGAGGCGGATGCCCATAAGGCGGAGGCGCACGTGGTGATCACGTGGTGATCAAGTGGTGATCACTGGGTGGCCTCAGCCATCCCCGTCCAGCGTGTCGGTGAGCTTGCCCAGATCGACGAACTTGAAGTTGGTGTTGTCCCGGGTCTCCCCGTCCGCGTCCGTCTCGTCCGGGGTGTTGTGCCCGTCCTGCACCACCAGCAGGCCGTTCGGGTAGCGGGAGCCCAGGGGGCGTTCAGCACGGCGGCGCCGTCGTACTCCTCGGAGCCGTCGACGGTGCCGGCGGCGATACGGAAGCCGCTCTCGTACTCGTTGTTGTCGGACACCTCGCGGTCGTACGCGGCGAAGGTGTTGTCGCCCTGACTGGAGGCGAGCAGGTATCCGTCGCCATCGCCATCGCCCTCGTCGAGGATGGTCAGGCCCTCCACGTCGGCGGACAGGTGCGTGCCGCCGTAGCCGGGGTCCGCGCCCGCGACGCACTCCTCGGTCGCCTCGTCGAACGTCGCGGGGACGCCGTACTCGCGCACCTTGTCGATCAGCTTCGGCTTGGCGCCGAGGTCGGCGGGCATCCGTCAGATGCCGACGTCCTCCTGGCCGGCGTAGAGCACCTTGTTGACGGGGTCGACGACCATGCCCTCGACCTGCGGGAGGTCACCGGGGTCGGCGCAGGGGGTCCAGGACGTGCCGTTGGGGAGGTGAGGGAGGACGGCAGCTCGAGGGTGCGCACCTGCTGGTAGGTGACCGCGCCGGTGGCGGTCGCCTTCGGCGTGGCTTCGGCGGGCCAAGGCCTACCTCGCCGACCGGGCTCCACGACCCCGGCCTGACCCTCCTCCCGCCAGACACGACCTGGGCTTCTCACTGCGATATCTGCATGAGCTCCAGCGACTCGAGCGCACCCGCGCGCGATGCCGTCAGGGGCCGGCGTGTCGCTCCAGCAGGGACCGGACACTGAAGGGCTGCACCTCGAGCAGGACGATGGTGGTGTTGGACCGGACGACCCCGGGCGCTTCCAGCAACAGGTTCGTGATGCGGTGCAGGTCTGTGGTGTCCCGGGCGACAACGCGGGCGAGCAGGTCGCCGTCGCCGGTGGTGACGAGCAACTCGACCACCTCGGGAATGCGCAGGATCGTCTCGCGGGTGGACTGCCCCACGCGCTGGCTGATCGACATCGTGATGAGTGCCAGCAGTGGATAGCCGAGAGCCTCGGGTGCCACGCGCCGGCTGTGCTCCCTCAGTTGACCGCTTTCTTCCAGTCGCTTCAGACGCGCCTGCACGGTGTTGCGGGCCAGACCGAGTCGGTCGGCCAGGGCAACGGTCGTGGCCCGGGGGTCCGCGTCGAGCGCCAGGAGGATCCGGGCGTCGAGGGCGTCGACGTTTCGCATGGTGCCCAGTATGGCACAGCGCGGGCGTGCCACATTGAGCATTCTGCTCATAATTCATGCCACATATTGCGCATTCCGATGCACCTTTCTAGGTTCTCGCCATGCAAAAAGCGCAATGCGACAACACGTCAGCGAACAGAGCTCCCCACGTCGACAGCCGGGTATGGGGTGACGAGGACGAGATCGTGGCGGCCGCCCTCGACTACGCGCGGCGGCGCATCACGCGGGCTCCGGATCCGGTGGCCGGCGCCCGCCCCGCCGCCGACCTCGCCCTCGCGGCCGGTACGGCCATCACCCCCTGGGGAATCGGCGGCTCCGCGGCCCTCAAACTCTTCGACCGAGTCCTGGCACCTGCCACCCGCGCCCAGAACGGCTCGACGAACCTCGCGTACATCCCCGCGGCCCCCACCCGTGCCGCACTCGCCTTCGACGCGGTCACCGGCGCGGCGAACATCTTCGCGGGCACCTGGGAGGCGGGAGCCGGCGCCATCCACGCCGAGAACGAGGCGCTGGCCTGGCTCACCCAGTTGCTCGGATGGCCCAGCACCGCAGCGGGATGCTTCGTCAGCGGCGGCACCATGGGCAACCTCTCGGCTCTCATCACCGCCCGCGCCGCTGCCGCCGCATCCCGCACCCGGCCGGCGGACGGCTGGAGAATCGTGTGTGCCGACAGCGCCCACTCCTCGATCAGGTCCGCGGCACAAGCGATGGACATCGAAGTCGTCACCGCACCCGTGGACCAGCGGGGACACCTCACCGGGGCGGCCGTGAACGCGGTCCTGGACTCCACGACCGGCGTGTTCGCCGTGGTGGCGACCGCCGGGACCACCAATGCCGGTCTCATCGACGACCTCGATGACATCGCCGAGGCGTGCGAACGCCACCAGGTGTGGCTGCACGTCGACGGTGCCTACGGCGGAGCGGGCCTGGCGGCACCCAGTGTGCGGCACCTCTACTCCGGCATCGAACGCGCCGACAGCTTCATCGTCGATCCGCACAAATGGCTCTTCGCCCCCTACGACTGCTGCGCACTGCTCTACCGGGACCCCGCAGCGGCACGCGCCGCCCACAGTCAGTCGGCGCACTATCTCGACGCCATCGACCGCGACGTCCACAATCCGTCGGACCTGGCCCTCCACCTCAGCCGCCGCGCCCGCGGTCTGCCGCTCTGGTTCAGCCTGGCCGTCCACGGAA
Protein-coding sequences here:
- a CDS encoding pyridoxal phosphate-dependent decarboxylase family protein, which gives rise to MQKAQCDNTSANRAPHVDSRVWGDEDEIVAAALDYARRRITRAPDPVAGARPAADLALAAGTAITPWGIGGSAALKLFDRVLAPATRAQNGSTNLAYIPAAPTRAALAFDAVTGAANIFAGTWEAGAGAIHAENEALAWLTQLLGWPSTAAGCFVSGGTMGNLSALITARAAAAASRTRPADGWRIVCADSAHSSIRSAAQAMDIEVVTAPVDQRGHLTGAAVNAVLDSTTGVFAVVATAGTTNAGLIDDLDDIAEACERHQVWLHVDGAYGGAGLAAPSVRHLYSGIERADSFIVDPHKWLFAPYDCCALLYRDPAAARAAHSQSAHYLDAIDRDVHNPSDLALHLSRRARGLPLWFSLAVHGTERYSRAVEQTLTTSRLVADAIRASDHLRLTIEPELSVVLFERPGWGPQEYASWSARAAETGAMLCVPTQWNGATVLRLAFVNPDTRAGDIIDTLRTLRQ
- a CDS encoding Lrp/AsnC family transcriptional regulator, yielding MRNVDALDARILLALDADPRATTVALADRLGLARNTVQARLKRLEESGQLREHSRRVAPEALGYPLLALITMSISQRVGQSTRETILRIPEVVELLVTTGDGDLLARVVARDTTDLHRITNLLLEAPGVVRSNTTIVLLEVQPFSVRSLLERHAGP